A genomic window from Silene latifolia isolate original U9 population chromosome Y, ASM4854445v1, whole genome shotgun sequence includes:
- the LOC141628042 gene encoding uncharacterized protein LOC141628042, which yields MRATQDRQKSYADLHRRDIGFAGQMDSSMRGLIRDGKRPMEEVTEGEDGIFEWEEGFDDEKGKEKLLLVGKIWASKSTNAKAAIESMIRLWNPTKPMAGNIIDAKEKVFVFRFGCERDKAKVLEGQPWHFDKFLWCFNEPNCEGKITDVPLFFFPIWTRVYDLPIAGRLSETNIKKIGAALGFYIVMEVGLNNELDRAVRIRVLQDVRAPLKSIVPIKMKGGRVVEFDVKYERLPLYCYGCGHIGHGEKDCDEGPYEEGELRFGIC from the exons ATGAGAGCaactcaagatcgtcagaagagttatgccgacttgcACCGCAGAGACATAGGGTTTGCA GGACAGATGGATAGTTCGATGCGAGGCCTCATTCGTGACGGAAAGCGGCCTATGGAAGAGGTAACGGAGGGAGAGGATGGTATATTTGAATGGGAAGAAGGCTTCGACGATGAAAAGGGGAAGGAGAAACTGCTACTTGTCGGGAAAATTTGGGCTTCTAAGTCGACCAACGCGAAAGCTGCCATTGAATCTATGATTAGACTTTGGAACCCTACAAAACCTATGGCAGGAAATATCATCGATGCAAAGGAGAAAGTTTTCGTCTTTCGATTTGGGTGTGAGCGAGATAAGGCGAAAGTTCTCGAGGGGCAACCATGGCATTTCGACAAATTCTTATGGTGCTTCAATGAACCAAATTGTGAAGGTAAGATTACTGATGTCCCGCTATTTTTCTTCCCAATTTGGACAAGGGTTTATGACTTACCAATTGCGGGGAGATTGAGTGAGACAAATATAAAGAAAATCGGTGCTGCCTTAGGGTTCTATATTGTCATGGAAGTAGGGCTGAATAACGAACTTGACAGAGCGGTACGTATACGAGTGCTGCAGGATGTCCGTGCCCCCTTGAAATCGATCGTGCCTATTAAAATGAAGGGGGGTAGGGTTGTTGAGTTCGATGTAAAATATGAACGACTCCCATTATATTGCTATGGATGCGGGCACATTGGGCATGGCGAGAAGGATTGCGATGAGGGGCCATATGAGGAAGGGGAGCTGCGCTTTGGGATTTGTTGA
- the LOC141628043 gene encoding uncharacterized protein LOC141628043 has protein sequence MNLLSLNCRGLGNPDAVNNLRALVRREAPAILFLCETKLCGRDMRRVREKLDGYYGIEVDSMGRAGGLAFMWKKEVDCTLMTASLHHIDMTVREREREWQVTCFYGWPSVSDRHLYWELLRLLGRKSNLPWLCMGDFNEVLYSTEMKGGSRAQWQMNNFQAAVSDSGLMDIGWEGYQFTWDNGQAGEANKQSMIDKAMCTTSWLDIFPYAKLFHLTREWSDHAPIKLSLDNRVAAQTARQGFKFEQIWIGEEGYEEAVRRGVDKGRGVLG, from the coding sequence atgaatcTGCTAAGTCTCAACtgtcggggcttgggcaaccccgaTGCTGTAAATAATCTCCGTGCTCTTGTACGAAGGGAGGCCCCGGCCATACTTTTTTTGTGCGAAACTAAGTTGTGTGGTCGTGATATGAGGAGAGTGAGAGAGAAATTGGATGGGTATTATGGGATTGAGGTTGATAGTATGGGGAGGGCTGGTGGTCTTGCTTTTATGTGGAAGAAGGAGGTAGATTGTACACTCATGACGGCTTCACTCCATCACATTGATATGACGGTTAGAGAACGGGAGAGGGAGTGGCAAGTTACGTGTTTTTATGGATGGCCATCTGTATCGGATAGACACTTATATTGGGAGTTACTTCGACTTCTGGGTAGGAAATCTAATCTTCCGTGGTTATGTATGGGTGATTTTAATGAAGTTTTATATTCGACTGAGATGAAAGGAGGGAGTAGAGCGCAGTGGCAAATGAATAACTTCCAAGCAGCTGTGAGTGATTCTGGGCTCATGGATATTGGTTGGGAGGGGTACCAATTTACTTGGGACAATGGGCAAGCGGGAGAAGCTAATAAGCAGAGTATGATTGACAAGGCGATGTGCACGACCTCGTGGCTAGATATTTTTCCTTACGCGAAGTTGTTCCATTTAACGCGGGAGTGGTCTGACCATGCTCCAATCAAGCTGAGCCTGGATAACCGAGTGGCGGCACAGACAGCTAGGCAGGGTTTCAAATTCGAGCAGATTTGGATTGGGGAGGAGGGATATGAGGAGGCAGTGAGACGTGGGGTGGATAAAGGGCGTGGTGTTTTGGGTTAA